The sequence below is a genomic window from Humulus lupulus chromosome 3, drHumLupu1.1, whole genome shotgun sequence.
CAACTGGTTGAGGAAAAGAAGAAAAGAGCTTTGGAGAAGAAGGAAGCCCCGTTGAAATGGGAACAAAAATTGGAAGCTGCCATTAAGACAAAGGCTGACGCTGAAGCTAAAGAGAGAAAAACAAAGGTGAAGCATAAGCGACGATCTGATTCGGACTCAGACAGTGACTCCGACAGTAGTGATGGGGGAAGGAAGTCTAACAAAAGAAACCATCACAAGAAGCACAGGAAGCATGCCCACTCTGACTCGGGTGATAATGACAGGAGGAAAGAGAAGAAATCCAAGAGAAAATCAAAGAGAAGATCTCTGAGTCCCAGCGGCAGTAGCAGTGAGGAATATGATTATTATTCTGAAGAAGATAGGAAGAGGAAGAAGCGAAGCCTCAAAAGACATAGGCATCACGATTCGAGATCAGATTCTAGTTCTGATTCTTCAAGTGGTGAGGATGACGAGGTAAGCAGGAAGAGAAGTCACAGTAAGCGCCACAAACATCATCACAGATCAGATTTCGGGGCTCATGATTTTTCTAGTGACGAGGAAACTGGCAGAATGCGAAAGAGAAGGCACACTAAGCATCATAAACACCATCGCCGTTCGGACTCTGGCTCGTCTGATTCTTGGAGTTACGAGGATGATGCAACAAAGATCGAGAAAaaacatcataaacatcatcGACGGTCACACAGTGTTGACTCAAGCACGGATGACTCCGATTCACACAGACCCAAGAGTGCACATCATCACAAGCATCGATCACATCATCATCACAAACATCGCCCCCATGCGTCCGAAGAGGAGAAAAAACTTATAGCTGGGAAGCTTAACGTGGACGAAGATAGAAATGCAACTGATAACACTACTAATGATATTGTTCCTGAGGTTCTAGCTTGAAGTGAAACAGTAGTGAATTTCACAGGCTTCTGCAATGGAAGGACCAAGTCAAACATTAAGCTGATAACTATCTATAACCTATCATTTGTCTTGCAATTTGTGATCGAATTCGAGATGATTGACATTTGTTTTTCTTCACATTTCTTAAGTTTACTTGGTGTTGTCTGATTCAAGTCATTCAACTTCCTAAACGCGATGGATTTCGTTtcagatttaaatattatttgtacCAAAATTTTACTATGCTTCTTATATTTTTCTGGTTCAAAAGAAAGAGTATGGTTTTTCTATTCTTAAaaaggtttatatatttttggacttATATTTTTTcctattacctgtttggatcttgtattttaacaaattactttttggattttatgttttgtaaaattgttaaaatagaatcatgaattcaattttgatgaagaaaaaattgaatataaaaatacaatttttaagcagaataattttatttttgttctgaattattaatttggtaaattatttgtgattttagttaagaaaacattgatcaaaatcgggtttaagattctattttaacaattttataaaatatagagtccaaaaagtaatttatcaaaacatagggtccaaacaggtaatggaaaaaaacataggatccaaaaaaatataaacccttctTAAAATGTTACTTTTGGTTCATAAAGAAAGTCATTAAGATAAAATGTTTAATTctttaaaaaattgttaaataatcttagagaaaaaatagagaaattagtgtataatataatgtaaaagtttgagataaattataaaaaatatgttttagtgatgtattttgtaatacactttttctataatatttaactaaaactcacaaaaacatctttCATCAGCTCCTATATACATATGTTTATAATAGATATACACAAACTCTAATTAATCTATATctacatttaattatataatattttaatattattatttttctttataaattttgtctagtatatatttattattttttttttacttttttaattattttttttattttaattaataaaatatattttgagaaatatatagagaaactGATGTATAATAATAGTATAATATTCTTAgagttaaaatagaaaaaaaaaatattttaagtaaGTATTTTATAAGATGGAGTTGAGCGTGCTACAGAATGTGATCTAAAGATAAGCTAAAATCAGAAAATTCAATTATACAAGGATTTTGTTGCGTCTACATTGATGATAATATTTGGCATTGCAGGCCACTCACTAGTCACTAATGTAAAGTGTAAACTTCATAATATTAAAGTTCTACTCTCAAGACACCTTATTTTGATTTCCGAGCTGAGATATATTTTTTACTCAACAATTGGAACAAATAAATACTTGAACAATAAGACACCTTTTTCGATGGTCAAAAATTTTTCAGGATTTTGTCATTTGATACACCGACTTCAACAAGAATTGAGGTAATTTCCTGCAAGAGCAAAGACAACTTCTGATATCACTTCTCTCGTAATTACATATGtttctttgaagaaaaaaaatggcaaaGAGAAATAGCTTATATGAATACTGAGCATTGAAGAAATAGTTTAACAAAATTAGCAAATAAAGCATAATCAGAAATCTAATATTATGATAATATCCCAACAAATTCTAGACCATTCAAGTGTTTAATAGGTAATAAGATAAAGGAATTCCCAAACTCCAGTTTCTTAATCTGTTTAGATCTAGGATTGTGCTGAGGAGAAAGTGTTAGAGTGCACAAGGAAAAAGGAGAAAATATTTTCGACAAGTTTATAAAATTTTGTTTTAGAATTTTCATCTTTACATGTCTTTTCATGATAATTCTAATTCCTCCAAACTCAAATTAAATTCTTCCAGTTTTCCTAAAATCTCTCTCCTTTTTTTGTTAAAACCAAACAAAAGATAACTGAGACTCACCAACAAGAagcagaaacaaaaaaaaatctcctGCCCGTTATACTGTGACATCTCTGTCCCACCAACTAATTTAAGACAACTCATCTAGTttaattaactattaataaaattatttgacAGAGTTAAAATGAATCAGCAGAGCTTTCAATTTTCTCTCCTCAATTAATGCTAAATTCTCTttccaataaaaataataataatatcaattcTCTCTTTTTTTGTTAAAACCAGACAAAAGATAACTGAGACTCACCAACAAGAAGCAGAAACAAAATTTTAACAAATCAACCAAAAGCAAAGCAAAGACAAACCTCTGTCATCTGCTTCTGTCCACATAGTACTACCCCTGTGGAGAGAGGGTTAAAAATTTGCTTGGCTCTTTTAAAAGCTGCCTGCACACACAGTAAAAATAACAAGTGTTAATTTGTTCATGAAATTTAGGTGAGACTGAAAATCTTTAAATGACAAGCATGCATTATCATACTCATACCTGCACATAACCAGTTTCACCTTTCCAATCATCTCCTGGTTGAGACAAAACTGGCACTACACTAACACCTGAAGATTCCCAGTCCTTAAATCTATCCTgtaagaagatgaaaagaaattTCAAAACCATATTCCACTAAGCAGACAAGCCTTGCTGATCCAACTGAAAAACTACTagggaaggaaaaaaaaacttttaaccAACCTGATAAGCCATTCTCTGAAGGTTTCTAGCCCCATAATATAGCCTGACATCAGATCGCTTGCCGGCACTAAATCCTGACTCTATAAGAGACCGGATTGGACTGCATATACGAATTTAAGTAATTAGACCTTGAATTGATTTCATACGCAATACTGCAATGCCTGTATTTCAACTCTGTACGATCAGTTGgaaaaaaaatatacacaaaactAGCAAAATTTGTATTCTACACCGAGCATCATTCTTATCTAACATGAAATCTGCTCTTTTaacaatttattaatattgacacAGAAATTTTGGAATAGCAGACTGTAAGCAATGAGCATAGACTAAGGAAAGTAAAGTCTGTATCATACGGTTCCAACACAAAAACTTCAAGCTTCATCCTAGATAACAATTAAGAATAGAGCAATCTTTTTCCAAGCACCAGGATGCTGGGAATGCCAATAAATACTAATGGAAAATCTGATTTCCTCTTCCTTGATGGGTAATATTGATTGAATTTCAGGGGGGGGAAATGGATACATGTTACATATCATACCATACAATCAAAAAAGCATATGTTTTGGAGGAGAAAGTTAAGAGATTGCTCAAAGGGGTACAAAAATATTCAATTCTAAGTACCAAACTTGTAATCATAAGCCAAACCCAATTCAGGAAAAACTAATAGAAATCCTAAACCCAAAGAATACAAacatttgaatgagatatgaagCATTCAGAAATTCATTGCACTTGAAGAAAGTAATAGGCAGCAGCATTGCTTGAACCTCTAGCCTAACCAAGTTAAAGGACATAATCTACCATTGATTTGATTGTAAGTGCAGAAAGATTCTAACTTCATCATCAGCAAAATAATACCATGTCTTAAAAATCTACCTAACTGAGCAAATTCCAACTATAAACCACCAAACAAGTTTCACACTACCAACTATACTCCATGATTAGCAAGTACCAAGTTTTAGAGTGACTTCGATTCAAATCCCTTTTTAAGCAATGAAGCATTTAAATTCAATCGCCAAGTTTTTGTATATAACAGATTAAATAAGAAAATGCGACGAAAACGGAAACGGAAACGGACCTAATTCCAGATCCAGTAGCAAAGATGAGAACAGTAGAATACTTCTCCGGCGGTTGAATTCGATCGACATCGAAACCATTTCCCATGACCGGTCCAAGCTCCACAACGTCCCCTCTCCTGAGCCCGCATAGAAGCTCGGCCGTCGACCCGGCCACGCTcttcaccaaaaactcaaacactcCCTTCGCGGAACTCAAACCCGGCGGCGACGCGATCGCAAGAAACGAAGGCTTATCCGAGTCCGGAACCCGCAGCTGAAGGTACTGTCCAGCGCGGGAGTGAGAGGTAGCGAGGTCCGGCGCGTCGGAGAGATCGACGGTGACATGGAAGAGGGACTCAGCAGCCGATTCGACGGCAGAGAGAGGCGCAGGAGTCCAAACTGCAGTGTCCTGGCGGACAGCAGCGGCGACGGCGAGGCTGGCGAAGCGGCGACGATGGCGGTTGAGGGTCAGGCGGCGCACGATAGACATGGAAGGAACGAAGGGGCTAAAGTGCGCATGGGTGCGTAGGGGAAGAGGAGCTGGTGAGAGAGCTATcgacatgttttttttttttaatttatttatttgtgttggGTCGGCTGAGGCTTCGAAGTTCGAACACGCAAAAGGCGGCGGCTTGCGGCGAAGGGATGACCGGTTCAGAGGTTGTGTGGGTGAGTTGAGTTGGTCAAATGGGCTCAGCTAGCCCGATTGAGTTTTGTGAGAGGTCCACGTGGCAGTGTTCTGAATGGTCTCCTGGATTGGTGGAGATAAAGAAGAGAATTTTTCTTTAATAACTGTACTATTATCTcccttatttgaatttaataattattatacgATATTGCTAATTAATCATATAGTGTAACATCATGTGTTCACACCTTATGTGATGTTAAATACTTTACAAAATATACATGTGAGCTTAtataaattattaactttacccgttaaaatttgaaccaaacattaAAAGAGTTTTAGATTCTGATTCTCACATTTATTTTAATCCATACCAAACACCCCTAAATATCAAATAGCAACATTGATTTCAGAACTTTGGTAGTTGTTGGATGCAAATCTTAAACTTTGAATGTTCATAAACTTGTACCATAAAATATTAATCAAGTAATTTTAGTATTTACTAAGGTTTGGGACAAATAGATTTTTTTGGTATAAGAAGTTATTACTAGAGAACTTGCAGCTCCTTATAGTAGAGTTaatctttttaagcttaaaaaggcTATAAATTTTGTTCAAGAGTACCTCTGTAAGGACATATTTTAGCGAAAGTAATAGGAGAGAGATTCTTGTCTAAAAGGTCGGGCATTGAACATTTTTCTGATCACAACCCTAATATAGAATCTCGTCACCATCCTTGTTTACAAGGATGGAGACGGAGGCATAAATGGGAACAGATTGGGAAGACAATTCCCATCCCGATCTTGTTTCCATCCTTACGTTGCCTACTGCTCCTCTATTTTTAAGGGCTCGCTTGGGTTACACACACACAGGTCTGGCCATTTCTTGGCTTTCTATGACTCCGGTTGCAGCTGCTGCTGGAGCCGGCTCAACCGCAAGCCAAGCCAAGCCGGAGACGATGGAGAACCCCATTCCTTCTTCAGAAGCGTGGAGACATCAATCGCCGGAGACCAGCTGGGAAGTGAGAATCTTTACCCAAGCCAAACTCAAAGAGAGACTCACTCACTTTCACTCACGGTTGCTATTCAATGTTTATTACTAATATAACCTCGGTTATAACATAATTTATTAGGGTATTATTGTACATTTGCAGGTTTGGCGCCATTTATATACATACGCgttttttattcaaatcaaaatttcTGAAAATTTATTTCCCAGGTCGAAGAATTTGGAaggtatctctctctctcttctgaTCATTGTATTCGAATTGAATTGAATACTAATATGAACATATAtatcttttgattttgatttacATCCGAATTGAATATATATGGTGTATTtccttcttttttattttgatttatatatacattttgaATTTGTGTCGAAACCGAAAACAGTTTGATTTATTATATATCTGATTGAATATTGTATTTCATCTTCTATCTTGTAGCAATGGCGAACcgaaataaaaagaagaacaaaaacaAGAACAATCACAATCAGCAGGAGGAAAGTGAAAATCTAGACAAAATAATCAAAATTGCAATGATGTTAGCTGAGATACCAGAACTTGTGAAATCTATACAAATGCAGATAATATCATATAGTATGATCGGAGCAATAATCAATCGCACCTATTTCTATTTCTTGATCTGTTCTCTCTGTCGagcaattattttttattatagatGTTTCCGGAGTGGAATTTGAACTCCATAAAAGATGAAAATCCTTGTTATGACCTTGCTCAAAAAATTCTCTTCTCTCTTTAAAAAATGAAATGGTTGCTGAGGTTAGTTTATTTAAATTCGGAAATCGATTCTGAAATATGACTTTAGGAAGGCTCTCAAGGCACCCGAACTCGAAGCTACGCTCAGATTCCATACACTTGATGGCCGATTTATAAAATATCCGATTAAGGCCAACCAACTTTGAACTTTCTGTCATGGGATAGTAGAGAGGAACAACCATGTACACAAATCACGAAACTTTCAAGAGAAAAATGTTACTAAACATTGTATAAGAatagaaatataaataaaaaatttaagtttATAGACTATGAGTGTCTCCATTTATTGTATTCATTTTTGTCTTTTTCAGAAATCAACCCTTTTGAAAGAAAAACCTGAGCTGAAAATGAATAATATTAAACAAGAAAGGCTAGATTATCAGTGCATTATCCAATGTACTGAGAAAAGAAAAAATTTACATGTCCTTTCTTTCCCCTTATTAAGGaccaataaaaaaaacaaaagaagggGGCAGGACATTGGACCCAATTATCCATTCCTTCAAAACACTCTGCAATTAAGCTTTTTTTTAAACGGAAATGGTAGTAAATCCTCATACAGAGTTTGTCctcaaaaaaaaataatcaaatcctGTTTGCCGGCATCGCCAGCAGCTCCTCAATTATTGATTTTTCGCAACTATCAAGACAAaggagaaaaaaaagaaaaaagacttAGGCATTTTCCTTGGCAATCTTCTCGGCCTTGGCAATCACCTCCTCAATTCCTCCAACCATGTAGAAAGCCTGTTCTGAAAGATCGTCGAACTTACCGTCCAACACACCCTGCCAACcacaaaattaaaaaacataaaccCGACAGAACAAGTAAATTAGAGCAAACATAAATCCGCTTGCGGATGAAATTGTAACAAGGCATCGAATAGAATCCCATTGAAGTATTCAACGAATATAAGCTCAATGATTGTACTTGGAATGCTACACAGGTCGTTATCAGTTAAAGATGGAAAATTTAAGCGTTTGTGGGATCTTAAAATTTTTAGGTCACTGAAATGAATGGCATATAATCCTTTACAGAGTCAATTTGCAAGTTACTGTAAGGACGGAGAACGTATAAAAGAAGCTGACACAAATATATTTTATcagcaaaaaaaatatatagtttgtATGTTGTGGGGGGTTACCTGGAAGCTGGCAATGCTCTCCTTCAACTCAACGTATTTACCAGGGGCACCCGTGAATACTTCTGCTACGTGGAAGGGCTGGCTCAAGAATCTCTGGATTTTACGAGCACGGGCAACAGTCAACTTGTCATCTTCACTGAGCTCATCCATTCCCAAAATGGCAATGATATCTTGAAGATTCTTGTAGTTCTGAAGAACCTTCTGGACACCACGAGCGGTGTTGTAGTGGTCTTCACCCAAAATGTGAGGTGAGAGCATACGAGATGTAGAATCTAGGGGGTCGACGGCGGGGTAAATACCAAGCTCGGAGATCTAACCAGTAGAAAACAAAGAGTAACTTCAGCAAATTATGGCATTTCTagtttgttaaaaaaaacaatacagGAGTCAGAAGTCAACCTGTCGTGACAACACAGTAGTGGCATCCAAGTGAGCAAAggtagtagcaggagcaggatCTGTCAAATCATCAGCAGGCACATAAATAGCTTGGACAGAAGTAATGGAACCCTTCTTGGTGGTTGTAATACGCTCTTGTAGGCCTCCAAGATCAGTAGCTAAAGTTGGTTGGTAACCGACAGCAGATGGGATACGTCCAAGCAAAGCAGACACCTCAGAGTTAGCCTACAAAATTGGAAAGAAAAGATATAGAGATCATTATTCACTACGAGTATGAAGCAAAAAAAACAAATATTCAATAGTTCCAAGACAATTATGCTTACTTGGGTAAATCGGAAAATGTTGTCAATAAATAGAAGCACATCTTGCCCTTCGGCATCACGGAAATGctcagcaacagtcagtccagtAAGTCCAACACGAGCACGGGCACCAGGGGGCTCATTCATTTGACCGTACACCAAGGCACATTTGCTGTCACTCTGAAATAGTATATACGTATACATTAATTTATGATTCTATCAAACTAAAAGAGGAAAAGAATAGGCAGCTTTATGTTTAGCATATaggaaaagaaggaagaaaacagCATTATCTTAACCTGCTTCTCTCCTAGCTTAATGACACCACTCTCAATCATTTCCCTGTACAAGTCATTACCCTCACGAGTTCTTTCACCAACACCAGCAAACACAGAGAAACCACCTGATAAAATAAATCATGTACGGTGTCATCAAATAATAAAGCTAAAAaaatatggaagaaggtgccatAAAAATGAAAAGTTGAACCAACCATGGGCTTTAGCTACGTTGTTAATAAGTTCCATAATAAGCACAGTTTTTCCAACACCGGCACCACCAAAAAGACCAATCTTTCCTCCCCTTTGGTAAGGTGCAAGAAGGTCAACAACCTGGGAATTCAAAACAGGATAAAGAAAATGGGAAAGGGTACAAAATCCAGTCTTCAAAATGAAAGGACAGATGACGCGATTGAAAATCTGTGTACTTCATAGGTAAAGGTTAATGAACCTTAATTCCAGTAACAAGAATTTGTTGTTCAGTTGCTTGCTCAACGAAAGCTGGGGCTTCTCTATGAATAGGCAAATAGTGGTCGGTTTCTGCCATAGTAAAAATATAGCAAATTGTTACCAGATATTTAATCTACATAAGCAATGAAACTACATAAACCTTTGAATCAGAGTATAATTCAGGCATTCTAGTTTACTTACTAATATCGCCTCTATGGTCAATGGGCTCCCCGATAACGTTTATGATACGACCAAGAGTAGCCCTGCCCACGGGCACctgaaataaaaaacaaaaactcAATTAAGACAATACACATATGCGATGATCAGACAAATCAATTCAGCATAGCGAGCAAAGCCATAGAATTAATCCCCATCAATGGCAGTTTACTCAACTTCCAACTTTCTTTCCCTCAGATAAACCTAAAATATAACTTGATGATTTTCTTTTCCAACATTTTCTAGGCTGCCAAACGAATTAAAATAACAAGGACGTTCAGATCAAGATGCATTGTATGATGTAGAAAGCCCAGTCGCTTATATCCGTTCAGTCCCAAATTTGACCCAAAAAAACCTAAATTTTCTATTAAAAATATGCCAACCCAATAAAACCTAATATAGCTCAATCAATTGACATGGAAAAACGCAAACTTTAAATTTGAATCGAAAACTTTACAGTGATAGGTGAGCCAGTGTTGAGCACTTTCTGCCCTCTAACAAGCCCTTCAGTACCGTCCATAGCAATGGTTCGGACCATGTTCTCACCCAAGTGCTGAGCCACCTCAAGCACCAAACGGATCGAGAAACCCTGAACCTCCAGAGCCGTCAAGATCGGGGGCAATCCCTCGTCAAATCTAACATCGACGACGGCACCAATAACCTGGCAAACCTGACCGATCGAGCCGGCGCCAGTGAACTCATCAGTGATCTTCCCACCCTTCACAGCATCCTTGGCAGCTGGAGGTGATGGTGGTGCCGGCGACGAAGCCGCTGCAGATGTGGCGTATTCGGCAACGCGGTTGAGGAGGTAGCCATACGGAGAAGCACCGCGAGCGGTGGATGGGGAAACCCTGGGGGCTCCGATCGGAGATTTGGACGGTGATCTGCGTACGGAGGATTTGAGAAGCGAGGCTAAGACCCTTCGCGAAGCCATTTTGATAGGGCTTCAATGGAAGAAAGAGAAATGGAGAGAAGAGGAGTGAGAGAGACTAGGGTTTGCGGACTCAGTTTCGAAGGCTATATGTACTGCTGCGATACCCAACGTTGGATTTaacttttactttttctttttttttttcttctttaaatctGCGAATTGTTGCCACTTGTTAGGAGTGAAAACGGTGACGTTTAGTTTCAAATGTTTTGGGAGAACCCGAATATGACAACCAAAAAAAAGTCAAAtgattttaatttcttttttaataaataattataaaagcATTTTATTGCAAAGTTGCTACCTCGTCAaagtgttcacattttattatttttaatctttcTAAAgactattctttttttttttttgacaaattctAAATAGTGTTTTATAGAAAAGAAATAGGAGTGATATAAAAATATACCATGAATGAAAAtataaaagaacaaaaaaatatatatggagAGGGACCGTCCCAAATTAACTAATATATGTTTACGTgttatatatgtgtgtaattatgtgattatgtgataatatgacttgatatgtatgtctaggtgtattaattaagcatgtgggctcgtttcttattagaatgataatttttgtaattttgcctattatgggtatatttcgtatatgtgtgagatcacattattatgtagatatattttggttactcggcacaaggcgatcctaagGAGGAAGctagtaggaaagtcacaacgcgGTTAATACTttactcggggtgagtcaatgaGTATTTTATGTATTcagtacattatcgggatattgagttatgagaattgaTGATTGAGGATATATTGGAAGAAAGTGAGATCATGAGGAAATTATGAGAATTTTGAGTATTTTACCCTCTTGattgtttttgggaccccaagccttcagtcttacttaaggttacttaagctcgaagtaaacTAACAAAAATAGATAAAAACACTTTTTTTCTCTC
It includes:
- the LOC133821838 gene encoding uncharacterized protein LOC133821838, with amino-acid sequence MDTKKFIQLVEEKKKRALEKKEAPLKWEQKLEAAIKTKADAEAKERKTKVKHKRRSDSDSDSDSDSSDGGRKSNKRNHHKKHRKHAHSDSGDNDRRKEKKSKRKSKRRSLSPSGSSSEEYDYYSEEDRKRKKRSLKRHRHHDSRSDSSSDSSSGEDDEVSRKRSHSKRHKHHHRSDFGAHDFSSDEETGRMRKRRHTKHHKHHRRSDSGSSDSWSYEDDATKIEKKHHKHHRRSHSVDSSTDDSDSHRPKSAHHHKHRSHHHHKHRPHASEEEKKLIAGKLNVDEDRNATDNTTNDIVPEVLA
- the LOC133821839 gene encoding fruit protein pKIWI502, whose translation is MSIALSPAPLPLRTHAHFSPFVPSMSIVRRLTLNRHRRRFASLAVAAAVRQDTAVWTPAPLSAVESAAESLFHVTVDLSDAPDLATSHSRAGQYLQLRVPDSDKPSFLAIASPPGLSSAKGVFEFLVKSVAGSTAELLCGLRRGDVVELGPVMGNGFDVDRIQPPEKYSTVLIFATGSGISPIRSLIESGFSAGKRSDVRLYYGARNLQRMAYQDRFKDWESSGVSVVPVLSQPGDDWKGETGYVQAAFKRAKQIFNPLSTGVVLCGQKQMTEEITSILVEVGVSNDKILKNF
- the LOC133821840 gene encoding ATP synthase subunit beta, mitochondrial gives rise to the protein MASRRVLASLLKSSVRRSPSKSPIGAPRVSPSTARGASPYGYLLNRVAEYATSAAASSPAPPSPPAAKDAVKGGKITDEFTGAGSIGQVCQVIGAVVDVRFDEGLPPILTALEVQGFSIRLVLEVAQHLGENMVRTIAMDGTEGLVRGQKVLNTGSPITVPVGRATLGRIINVIGEPIDHRGDIKTDHYLPIHREAPAFVEQATEQQILVTGIKVVDLLAPYQRGGKIGLFGGAGVGKTVLIMELINNVAKAHGGFSVFAGVGERTREGNDLYREMIESGVIKLGEKQSDSKCALVYGQMNEPPGARARVGLTGLTVAEHFRDAEGQDVLLFIDNIFRFTQANSEVSALLGRIPSAVGYQPTLATDLGGLQERITTTKKGSITSVQAIYVPADDLTDPAPATTFAHLDATTVLSRQISELGIYPAVDPLDSTSRMLSPHILGEDHYNTARGVQKVLQNYKNLQDIIAILGMDELSEDDKLTVARARKIQRFLSQPFHVAEVFTGAPGKYVELKESIASFQGVLDGKFDDLSEQAFYMVGGIEEVIAKAEKIAKENA